The Marinoscillum sp. 108 genome contains the following window.
GGTTGTTTTCTGCGGCTTCTACTTCTTGTTTTCTCAGATTAAAGTCCAGAAGAAACTGATTGTAATCAAACTCTGAGATTACTTTTTCGTCAAAAAGTTCTTTTTGCCTTTTGAGTTCTTTTTCGGAATTATCAAAGTTGATTTTGGCGGTTTGCAATTGCGCCTGAGCATTGTTGAGCGCTACCACATTGGGGATGATTTTGATCTTGGCCACCAGATCTCCAATTTTCACCTGGGCTCCTTCCTCCAGGTAGAGCTTTTCCACTACCCCTGAGACCTGTGATTTCAGGGCCACCTCTTTTCGGGGCACGATGGAACCCGTGGCAATGGTCTTTTTGATGATGTCAGTTTTGAAAGGGGTGTCAGTTTCGTAGATAATCGGTGGTTCCTCTGATTTTTGATAGAGAAAATATCCTGTGCCCACGAATAGCCCTAGTATGATGACGATGGTAAGTCCAATGAAAAAACGTTTCATTTCTGTTGATAAGTTTGGTTAGTGTCTATTCAAAAAAAATTATTCATCCCGCAAGGCAATGACGGGATCTACCCGGGCAGCTTTGATGCCCGGTATCAGACCGGCAATGACCCCTGAAATCAGCAAAACGGAGATGGCTGAAAAAGCTGCCTTGAAGTCTATCTCCGGATTCACAAAAAACTCACTTTGCATGCCAAATTCTGCCATGGCATAGGCAATGCCTTCTACCAGCACTACACCGAAGACCAGGCCCAGATAACCAGAAACTCCAGAGATGACCAGTGCCTCCTGCACGATCATGCTGATGATGGACCATGGTTTGGCACCTATCGATTTTCTAATGCCTATTTCCTTGGTGCGTTCTTTCACGATGATGAGCATGATATTGCCCACGCCGATCATACCAGCCAGTATGGTGCCTATAGCCACCAGCCAGCTAAAGGCGGCTATTCCGGTAAAAAGCCCCTGCATTTGTCTGAACTCTTCTTCCACATTGAAGCTTCCTAGCGCCTGGCGATCGTTTGGGGCTATTTTATGACGTTTTCGAAGCTCGGCTTTGATAATCTCCTCCGCTTCCAGCCCTGAAATACCATCCGCAGGGATGCATCCAAACCACCCAATGCTCTCGCCCATATTGAAGGTTTGCTGGGCAGTGGTACCTGGGATGTGAATAATCTGAATGTCATTTCTGGCATCCTCGCCCGTAGCGCGGGAGTCAAAAATCCCAACCACCTTGAAGGGTACGCCATTGATCTTAATGTGTTCACCGAGTGCCCTGCGTTCCTGAAAGAGATCATCCTTCACCCGACGCCCGAGCACAGCGATTTTTCTTTTTTGCTCAATGTCAAATTTGTTGATAAACCTTCCTTCAGTGATCCAAAGAGGCTGAATATCGAGGTATTGCGGGTAGTCTCCCATGATCGAATAGGAGACGTCACGGTTGTCATAACTGATGGTGACCTGACCACCACTCCATCGGGAGTTCAGAGGAATCCTCGGTGAGACTGTGTGGAGCCCTTTAATATTTTGCAGTGCCTTAAAATCATCGTTGGTGAGGTCAATGGATCGGCCTGCCTGAAATCCCGCATATGGCACCGAGGTAACTTCCGTCCATACAAACACGGCGTTTTTGGCAATGTCGAAATTTTGCATCACACCGTTCTGCAGTCCGTTACCTGCTCCCAGCAGCAGTACCAGCATGAAGATACCCCAAAAAACACCAAAAGAAGTGAGCGCCGTACGGAGCTTGTGCTTCATAATGGTTTGCCATATTTCTTCCCATTTATCCTGATCAAACATCTTATTCGTCTTTTAGGGCGTCTACGGGTTTAATGTGTGCAGCTCTGAGCGCCGGGAAGAGGCCGGCCAGGGCCCCTGAGACCACTAAAATGATCAGAGAGGTAATGGCTGCACGAAAATTGACCTCCGGGCGGGTGAAAAAATCCAAATCCGCACCCATAGCTTCCAGAGCATAGTTCACGGATTCCAAAAGCACCACCCCCATGAACAATCCAAAATACCCAGCCACGGCAGTGATAAAGATGGACTCCTGAAGGATGAGCCCCACAATGGAGTTAGGTGTAGCACCCATGGCTTTGCGAATTCCGATTTCTTTGGTGCGTTCTTTCACTACGATAATCATGATATTGCTCACCCCCACAATGCCAGCTGTGAGCGTGCCTATACCCACGAGCCAGATGAAGGCTTTAATTCCGTTAAAGAGATTCTGAACCTGCCGAAAATTCTCTTCCTGATTGTGAACCCAAAAAGCCTGATCGTCATCCGGGTGGATGCTTTGCCTTATTTTGAGGAGCTCCAGGATGTCTCCTTCCAGCTGCTTGCCCATGGTGCCCGGTGCGGTAGTCACAGCGAAAAGCGACACTGACTTGTCTGGGTTGAAAATTTGCTGGTAAGTAGAAAACGGCACGTAGATTCTCTGGGCCTGATCCATTCCGTTGGAAGCTTCAAACTTGAAAACACCAACTACCCGAAACATACTGCCTTTGATATCCAGGTATTCACCCACAGGGTCTACCCCTTCCGGGAAAATGGACTCAGCGACCCGGTTGCCGATGTAGCAAACCTTCCTTTTTTCCCTGTCATCCAGCAAATTGAGGGATCGGCCAGACTGTATTTTCATGGTCACCTTGATGTCAAAATAGTCTGATTTGGTGCCATACACCCCAAAGGCACTCCCACGGTTTTTATACTTCACGATGTAGTTGCCCATGAGCCAGTTTTCGGGAGACATAAACTCTATGCCGGACACCTCCGTGAAGACGGATTCCAGATCTTCTTCCTGAAAGGGGTGCTGTCTGCCTGCTGGCATCCCTTCGTAAGAGATGGACGTGCGGGCAGGGATCACCCAGATACTATTGATGGCATCCAGGAGCATACTCTGCTGCACTCCGTTTTGCAGGCCCTGTCCTGCTCCAAGGAGAAGAATCAACATGAGGATACCCCAAAACACCCCAAAGGCCGTAGCAAACGTACGCACCTTGTTTTTGGTGATGGTTTGAAAGATCTCCTGCCATTTATCCAGATCAAACATGGCTCATGTCGTGGTTTTCGCTCAGAATTGTTCCGTCTTTGATCATGATTACCCTTTGGGTGGCAGCTGCCACGTCATTTTCATGCGTCACGATCAGGATGGTTTTGCCATTGGCATTCACCTCCTTAAAAATTTCCATCACTTCATGTGATGTGGTACTGTCAAGCGCACCGGTAGGTTCATCAGCCAGAATGATCTTGGGGTTGGTGATGAGGGCCCGGGCTATCGCCACACGCTGCCGCTGCCCGCCGGACATTTCGTTGGGCAGGTGATGAGACCAGTCTTTGAGCCCCACTCTTTCCAGATAGCCTTCGGCAATTTTGTTTCGCTTTTTTCTGCCGATCTTCTGGTAGTAAAGAGGCAGGGCTACATTTTCAATGGCACTTTTGAAATTGAGCAGGTTGAACGATTGAAAGACAAAACCGATGAGTTCATTTCTGAGTTGTGCGGCTTTTCCTTCAGACAGGTTTTTGATCAGGTGACCACCCAGGGTGTAGCTTCCTTCATCGTAGCTATCCAGGATGCCAAGGATGTTGAGCAATGTGGATTTACCAGATCCGGAAGACCCCATAATGGAGACCAGTTCCCCTTCTTCTACATTGACATTCACCCCTTTCAGGACGTGGAGCGATTGCTTACCCAAGTGGTAAGATTTATGGATATTTTCCAGAGTCAGCATTCGGGTTAGGTTTGGATGAATGATCTAATTAACGCTGAAATGAAGAAATATGGTGTTTTTTAATGTAAATAAATGTCACAATGGCATGACATGGTGCTCGATACTTTAAGATAAATGGCGCTAAAAGAGGGAGAATAGTTGTGATTGAATTCCTTTCTTTCTTTTTTCACTTTCAAAACCAAAGGATGAGAAAAATTTGTCTGTATCTGGTGCTCTTAGGTGCACTGATGGCTTGTGACAGGAGTACCAAAAAGGAAAGCGAAGCGGCCCTCCCACCCCTTCAGACCCTGCCTTCCTACCTGAGTTTCCGGGTCAATTTCCCGGTGGGTGAGTTGGAGGATGGTGTGAACCGAGTGCTCCCCAAGCTCATTCTGGATGATGCCCTTCCCCTGAAAGGAAAGGGAGATACCCTTTTTCTGAAAGTGGAGCGCAAAGGGAAACTCAACCTGGCCATAAGAAAGAATGAAATCTTTGCCTCGATCCCTCTGGATGTGGAAGCTGGTATTAGTAAGAAAGTACTTGGTGTGACTTTCTCCAATGCCGATGCACCTGTAAAATTCAGTGGGCTACTCAAGGCATCGGCTACTGTGGGTATAGATGAGAACTGGGATATGAATGTCACTTGTGAGTACAAGGGCTTTGATTTGGGGGAGAGTTCCAAAATATCCATCATGGGGATGACCTTTAATGTGGAGGGAACCATCGACAAGGCGTTGGAGGAGCATGAAGATCAGCTGTCTGATATTATTTGTGGGGCCCTGAATAAGGCGGTGGACTTCAGAGGTACCGTGGAGAAGGTATGGATGGATTTGCAAAAGCCCCAGCGCATAGCGAAGAGGCCTCAGGAGTTGTGGTTGTACTCTAACCCTGTTGCGTTAAATGGCACACTGGTGCCGCTGGAGAAGGACACACTATCGGTACATGTGGAGTTCCGTACCAAAATCAACATCTCGCCGATCAAACGAGATGTGGAAGTAAAGGTGCCGCTGACCAGCAGAGGGGAGCCACTCAACACCCGGGCGGCATTGCTGGTGTACCCTGAGATCAATTTGCCTTATGACCTACTCTCACAAACACTGAAGCGAGAACTTGCTCAGCATGAGTTTACTTATGAGGCATACAAAGTGCGGGTAACAGATGCACAGATCATGCGTGAAGGTCAAAAGCTCAAAGTGAAGCTGAACACTACCGGTGATCTGAATGGGATAGTGTATGCCACGGGGCGGCCAGTACTGAATGAGGATAGGGAGCTGGTGCTGGAGGGGTTTGCTTACGAGATAGATGCGGATGATGAGTGGGTGGCCATGACCGACTGGGCAGTGCATGAGTTTGCGGAGCGATATGTGGCCGAGCAGGTAAGGATGGATATGCAGCCCTTTTTGGAAGACCTGGATGAACTGATTATGACAGGTCTGGACAAATCACATCTGGCAGAGAAACTGGATCTGCAGATTGGTTTTGATGAAGTGACCTCTTACCAGCTGCGGCTCACAGAGGATGCCATTCAATGGATTTTTTATCTGGAAGGATGGTCTCAGCTGAACCTCAAAAAAGGGCTTTTTAAAAACAGAGATTAAGTTTCACAGTTTGTCCAGGCAGTTGATGGCCACAGGTACGATGGCACCCTCGGGCAGACTTTGGCAAGTGGCATCTGAGGAGGAGTCATATTTGAATCCAAAGAGGAGTGTAATCGCTATGGAATAGCTGCCAGCCTCAGGTTTCCTTATTTCCACGTTAGTGCTGTTTTTTACTGGCTGAAACCACACCTTTTGGTGTGTGAGAAAAGTG
Protein-coding sequences here:
- a CDS encoding ABC transporter permease produces the protein MFDQDKWEEIWQTIMKHKLRTALTSFGVFWGIFMLVLLLGAGNGLQNGVMQNFDIAKNAVFVWTEVTSVPYAGFQAGRSIDLTNDDFKALQNIKGLHTVSPRIPLNSRWSGGQVTISYDNRDVSYSIMGDYPQYLDIQPLWITEGRFINKFDIEQKRKIAVLGRRVKDDLFQERRALGEHIKINGVPFKVVGIFDSRATGEDARNDIQIIHIPGTTAQQTFNMGESIGWFGCIPADGISGLEAEEIIKAELRKRHKIAPNDRQALGSFNVEEEFRQMQGLFTGIAAFSWLVAIGTILAGMIGVGNIMLIIVKERTKEIGIRKSIGAKPWSIISMIVQEALVISGVSGYLGLVFGVVLVEGIAYAMAEFGMQSEFFVNPEIDFKAAFSAISVLLISGVIAGLIPGIKAARVDPVIALRDE
- a CDS encoding ABC transporter permease; this translates as MFDLDKWQEIFQTITKNKVRTFATAFGVFWGILMLILLLGAGQGLQNGVQQSMLLDAINSIWVIPARTSISYEGMPAGRQHPFQEEDLESVFTEVSGIEFMSPENWLMGNYIVKYKNRGSAFGVYGTKSDYFDIKVTMKIQSGRSLNLLDDREKRKVCYIGNRVAESIFPEGVDPVGEYLDIKGSMFRVVGVFKFEASNGMDQAQRIYVPFSTYQQIFNPDKSVSLFAVTTAPGTMGKQLEGDILELLKIRQSIHPDDDQAFWVHNQEENFRQVQNLFNGIKAFIWLVGIGTLTAGIVGVSNIMIIVVKERTKEIGIRKAMGATPNSIVGLILQESIFITAVAGYFGLFMGVVLLESVNYALEAMGADLDFFTRPEVNFRAAITSLIILVVSGALAGLFPALRAAHIKPVDALKDE
- a CDS encoding ABC transporter ATP-binding protein; the encoded protein is MLTLENIHKSYHLGKQSLHVLKGVNVNVEEGELVSIMGSSGSGKSTLLNILGILDSYDEGSYTLGGHLIKNLSEGKAAQLRNELIGFVFQSFNLLNFKSAIENVALPLYYQKIGRKKRNKIAEGYLERVGLKDWSHHLPNEMSGGQRQRVAIARALITNPKIILADEPTGALDSTTSHEVMEIFKEVNANGKTILIVTHENDVAAATQRVIMIKDGTILSENHDMSHV
- a CDS encoding DUF4403 family protein, with translation MRKICLYLVLLGALMACDRSTKKESEAALPPLQTLPSYLSFRVNFPVGELEDGVNRVLPKLILDDALPLKGKGDTLFLKVERKGKLNLAIRKNEIFASIPLDVEAGISKKVLGVTFSNADAPVKFSGLLKASATVGIDENWDMNVTCEYKGFDLGESSKISIMGMTFNVEGTIDKALEEHEDQLSDIICGALNKAVDFRGTVEKVWMDLQKPQRIAKRPQELWLYSNPVALNGTLVPLEKDTLSVHVEFRTKINISPIKRDVEVKVPLTSRGEPLNTRAALLVYPEINLPYDLLSQTLKRELAQHEFTYEAYKVRVTDAQIMREGQKLKVKLNTTGDLNGIVYATGRPVLNEDRELVLEGFAYEIDADDEWVAMTDWAVHEFAERYVAEQVRMDMQPFLEDLDELIMTGLDKSHLAEKLDLQIGFDEVTSYQLRLTEDAIQWIFYLEGWSQLNLKKGLFKNRD